The Candidatus Eisenbacteria bacterium DNA window GTAGAAGAGGCGCCGGTTCCGCCGCTCCAGGGACATCAGGTGGATGAAGCGCTCCAGGTCGGTCGGTTTCTTCTGGTAGTTCCCCATGATCCGCATGACCTGCTCGTCCTGCGTGTTCACATGGGGGGGGAGGAGCCCGCGGAGACCGTACTCGTCCCTCTCCTTGTCGGTGAAGGCGGTCCCCTTGTTCAGGTTTCCGTCCCGGAGCAGATCCATTCCTCGGGGCATGCACGCCCGGGGAGCGATGTTCGGGTCGATGCGTCTGGTGGCCACCTGTGGTCTCTCCTTTCCCGATACGCCTCGGGGTTCCCGCCGGCTCCACGGGGCGTCCCGGTGGGCGGCCGGATACCCGGACCATACGGGCGCGGCGCTCGTGCCGCGGCGCGCGATGCGGATCGATCTTCCGGGGGATGCCGGGTTCCCCGGTGCGTCCTTTTCTATTCGGCGAGGGCGCGACGAGGCGGTCTCCGGCGGGTCGGGTCGGACCCGGCGTTCGGAGTGGACACCGGAGGCATCCGCGTAATGTCGCAACCGTCCCGGAGAGCCGTAGATCGCTCCCCGCAGCGAGCATAAACCCTCGCCGCGCGAACGGTCAAGACGGGCGCGCGGAGGGCGGGAAGGGCGCGGCGTGACCGGGCCGCGCCGGTGTGTTACGCTCCCGAAAACGCGGAAAGAAAGGAGCGCTCATGTCGGAGCCGAGGAGCCCGGGGGATCTGTTCGACGAGCTGGTGGAGATGGCGGCGCACCTCCGCGGCCCGGAGGGATGCCCCTGGGACCAACGGCAGACGATCGAATCGATCCGCCCTCACTTCCTCGAGGAAGCGCACGAAGCGGCGGAAGCGCTCATCCGGGGGGATTTCGACGGCTTCCGTGAGGAGGTGGGGGACACCCTCTTCCTCACCGTCTTTCTCGTCCACCTCGCCGAGGAGCGCGGGGAGTTCGACATCGCCGACTCGATCCGGACGATCCTGGAGAAGATGCGCCGCCGGCACCCGCACGTGTACGGCGGCGCCGGAGAGAGAAACGAGAGCGAGGTGCTCCTCTCCTGGGAGGAGGCGAAGAGGGCGGAGAAGGGGAAGCGGGAGAGGGAGTCGATCCTGGACGGTGTCCCCGCGTCGATGCCGGCGCTTCTCCGGGCGAGGCGGGTGCAGCAGAAGGCGGCGAACATCGGTTTCGACTGGAAGGAGACCGCGCCGATCGTCGAGAAAATCGACGAGGAGGTGCGGGAGGTGAAGGAGGCGCTCGCGGAAGAGGATGCGGACCGCGTGGAGGAGGAGATCGGCGATCTCCTCTTCACGGTGGTGAACCTCGCCCGGCGCATGGAGATCGACCCCGAAGCGGCGCTCATCCGCACCATCGATAAATTCCGGGAGCGCTTTCAAAAGATCGAGAAGAGAATCGAT harbors:
- the mazG gene encoding nucleoside triphosphate pyrophosphohydrolase, with translation MSEPRSPGDLFDELVEMAAHLRGPEGCPWDQRQTIESIRPHFLEEAHEAAEALIRGDFDGFREEVGDTLFLTVFLVHLAEERGEFDIADSIRTILEKMRRRHPHVYGGAGERNESEVLLSWEEAKRAEKGKRERESILDGVPASMPALLRARRVQQKAANIGFDWKETAPIVEKIDEEVREVKEALAEEDADRVEEEIGDLLFTVVNLARRMEIDPEAALIRTIDKFRERFQKIEKRIDPDDPPPLEVLDKYWEESK